One Amorphoplanes digitatis genomic window carries:
- a CDS encoding acyl-CoA carboxylase epsilon subunit: protein MLDSLRLHRGRPDDEQLAALVAVLRARETAPSATAAPAAPARWRPDGFADPRAWRAAGPTMP, encoded by the coding sequence ATGTTGGATTCATTGCGACTGCACCGGGGACGGCCCGACGACGAGCAGTTGGCGGCGCTGGTGGCGGTGCTGCGGGCGCGCGAGACCGCGCCGTCCGCGACCGCCGCGCCGGCCGCGCCGGCCAGGTGGCGGCCCGATGGCTTCGCCGATCCTCGGGCGTGGCGCGCGGCTGGCCCGACGATGCCATGA
- a CDS encoding GNAT family N-acetyltransferase, with protein sequence MDHVARWITTDAYWAKGRTREVVERSFANSVPVGVYTPDGRQAAVARVVSDYATFVWFCDVYVDPSHRGRGLGTMLANWSVEWAERHGIKRVMLATLDAHGVYTKAGFAPIGHPERWMEIDNRPPF encoded by the coding sequence ATGGACCACGTCGCACGGTGGATTACCACCGACGCCTACTGGGCCAAGGGTCGCACGCGCGAGGTCGTCGAGCGCTCGTTCGCCAACTCGGTCCCGGTGGGCGTCTACACCCCCGACGGGCGGCAGGCCGCGGTGGCGCGCGTCGTGTCCGATTACGCGACCTTCGTCTGGTTCTGTGACGTCTATGTCGATCCCAGCCACCGGGGCCGCGGGCTCGGCACCATGCTCGCCAACTGGTCCGTCGAGTGGGCCGAGCGCCACGGCATCAAGCGCGTGATGCTGGCGACCCTCGACGCCCACGGGGTGTACACGAAGGCCGGGTTCGCGCCGATCGGACACCCCGAGCGCTGGATGGAGATCGACAACCGGCCACCGTTCTAG
- a CDS encoding FAD-dependent monooxygenase — MEKNNADPHVIVVGAGPTGLMLAGELRLGGARVTVVERLAEPTGQSRGLGFTARAMEVFDQRDLLPRFGTLEKSPMGHFGGVQFDYTVLPDGHFGARGVPQSLTESVLEEWAVELGADLRRGWELLELAQDDDGVGIVAATPHGVQRLRADYLVGCDGGQSGVRKAGGFDFPGMPATRGMYLADVVGCDLRPRFLGERLPGGMVMAAPLGDGVDRIIVCEHGTPADDRSSTPSFAEVADAWERITGESIHAGSAKWVSSFTDATRQVGEYRRGRVLLAGDAAHIHLPAGGQGLSTGVQDAANLGWKLAATVAGWAPPGLLDTYHDERHATGARLLMNTRAQGMVFLGGAEADPVRAVLTELIGIPEVKRHLAGIVSGLDVRYDLGGDHPLLGRRIPPRPLAGSAGGTSTTRLLHPAQGVLLDFADDPALRAVAAGWKDRVNVATVTAEPDAGLGAAAAVLVRPDGYVAWVAGGAEDLPAALGRWFGAPTGSAAP; from the coding sequence ATGGAGAAGAACAACGCGGACCCGCACGTGATCGTCGTCGGCGCGGGCCCGACCGGCCTGATGCTCGCCGGCGAGCTGCGGCTCGGCGGCGCCCGGGTCACCGTGGTGGAGCGGCTCGCCGAGCCGACCGGGCAGTCCCGGGGCCTTGGCTTCACCGCCCGCGCCATGGAGGTCTTCGACCAGCGTGATCTGCTGCCCCGCTTCGGCACGCTGGAGAAGAGCCCGATGGGGCACTTCGGCGGCGTGCAGTTCGACTACACCGTGCTGCCCGACGGCCACTTCGGCGCCCGCGGCGTGCCGCAGTCGCTGACCGAGTCGGTGCTGGAGGAGTGGGCCGTCGAGCTCGGCGCCGACCTGCGGCGCGGCTGGGAGCTGCTGGAGCTGGCGCAGGACGACGACGGCGTCGGGATCGTCGCGGCGACGCCGCACGGCGTCCAGCGGCTGCGGGCGGATTACCTGGTCGGCTGCGACGGCGGGCAGAGCGGGGTACGCAAGGCCGGCGGCTTCGACTTCCCGGGAATGCCCGCCACCCGGGGCATGTACCTCGCCGACGTGGTGGGCTGCGACCTGCGGCCCCGCTTCCTCGGCGAGCGGCTGCCCGGCGGCATGGTGATGGCGGCGCCGCTCGGCGACGGGGTGGACCGGATCATCGTCTGCGAGCACGGCACGCCCGCCGACGACCGCTCCTCGACGCCCAGCTTCGCCGAGGTCGCCGACGCCTGGGAACGCATCACCGGCGAGTCGATCCACGCGGGCAGCGCGAAGTGGGTGAGCTCCTTCACCGACGCCACCCGGCAGGTCGGCGAGTACCGGCGCGGGCGGGTGCTGCTCGCCGGCGACGCGGCGCACATCCACCTGCCGGCCGGCGGGCAGGGGCTGAGCACCGGCGTGCAGGATGCGGCCAACCTCGGCTGGAAACTCGCCGCCACCGTCGCGGGCTGGGCGCCGCCGGGGCTGCTCGACACCTACCACGACGAGCGGCACGCCACCGGCGCCCGGCTGCTGATGAACACCCGGGCGCAGGGCATGGTCTTCCTCGGCGGCGCCGAGGCCGATCCGGTACGCGCGGTGCTCACCGAGCTGATCGGGATTCCCGAGGTCAAGCGGCACCTCGCCGGGATCGTCAGCGGTCTCGACGTCCGGTACGACCTCGGCGGCGATCACCCGCTGCTGGGCCGCCGGATCCCGCCCCGGCCGCTGGCCGGTTCCGCGGGCGGGACCAGCACGACGCGGCTGCTGCACCCGGCTCAGGGCGTACTGCTGGATTTCGCCGACGATCCGGCGCTGCGCGCGGTCGCGGCCGGCTGGAAGGACCGGGTGAACGTCGCGACCGTGACCGCCGAACCGGACGCGGGCCTCGGCGCGGCCGCCGCCGTCCTGGTGCGGCCCGACGGGTACGTCGCCTGGGTGGCCGGCGGCGCCGAGGACCTGCCGGCCGCGCTGGGCCGCTGGTTCGGGGCGCCGACCGGCAGCGCCGCGCCGTGA
- a CDS encoding nuclear transport factor 2 family protein: MIEPHRRPGGDRAFLAGEFHRLSVRDVDIEFRGIHADGGRVIVEETMTATLANGNHYANDYCFVFELRDGLIHRVREYMDTARGHRTIFGTGPVGRGELTAFGLLCCASRQLNSKLADVAGEARCRPWSWFGQAAGLRRTPVRNGT, translated from the coding sequence TTGATCGAGCCACATCGTCGGCCGGGCGGCGATCGTGCGTTTCTCGCCGGCGAATTCCACCGCCTGTCTGTGCGCGACGTGGACATCGAATTCCGCGGCATTCATGCCGACGGCGGCCGGGTGATCGTGGAAGAGACCATGACGGCGACGCTGGCCAACGGAAATCATTACGCCAACGACTACTGCTTCGTCTTTGAGCTCAGGGATGGACTGATACACCGGGTCCGCGAGTACATGGACACGGCACGCGGCCATCGCACGATCTTCGGCACGGGGCCGGTCGGGCGGGGTGAGCTGACCGCCTTCGGCCTGTTGTGCTGCGCCTCCCGGCAGCTGAACTCCAAGCTCGCCGACGTCGCCGGCGAGGCGAGATGCCGACCTTGGTCCTGGTTCGGACAGGCGGCCGGGCTGCGGCGGACCCCTGTCCGAAACGGGACCTAG
- a CDS encoding alpha/beta hydrolase, with product MSTATRAPSRGARRVTLDGAGITLSALLSEPLRTPPRATVVALHGAGMSAGYFDGAAHPDQSLLTLGAELGCTVLAVDRPGYGDSTAVLPEGQTLRQQARTLRAALADFTARHAVGAGIFLLAHSFGGKLALTCAAYEPPDGLLGIDVSGCGHRYAIAPEHVADALERRLFTLHWGRLGLYPPNTFRSSATVVAPMPSRERGAAGRWPDDFTDLAPRIRVPVRFTFAEHESWWRHDRQTLADLAGRLTSAPIVRVDRQPDAGHNISLGWAARSYHLRAFAFLEECLGRRAPATDENGGTPC from the coding sequence GTGAGCACGGCGACCCGTGCGCCGTCGCGGGGCGCCCGCCGCGTCACGCTGGACGGCGCGGGCATCACCCTGTCGGCCCTGCTGAGCGAGCCGCTGCGCACGCCGCCGCGGGCGACGGTGGTGGCCCTGCACGGCGCCGGGATGAGCGCCGGCTACTTCGACGGCGCGGCCCATCCGGACCAGTCGCTGCTCACCCTCGGCGCCGAGCTCGGCTGCACGGTGCTCGCGGTCGACCGGCCCGGTTACGGCGACTCCACCGCCGTGCTGCCCGAGGGCCAGACGCTGCGGCAGCAGGCCCGCACGCTGCGGGCGGCGCTGGCGGACTTCACCGCGCGCCACGCCGTCGGCGCGGGCATCTTCCTGCTCGCGCACTCGTTCGGCGGCAAGCTGGCGCTGACGTGCGCGGCGTACGAGCCGCCGGACGGGCTGCTCGGCATCGACGTCTCCGGCTGCGGCCACCGGTACGCCATCGCGCCGGAGCACGTCGCCGACGCGCTGGAACGCCGGCTCTTCACCCTGCACTGGGGACGGCTCGGCCTTTATCCGCCGAACACGTTCCGCTCCAGCGCCACGGTGGTCGCGCCGATGCCGTCCCGGGAGCGGGGCGCGGCGGGCCGGTGGCCGGACGACTTCACCGACCTGGCGCCGCGGATCCGGGTGCCGGTGCGGTTCACCTTCGCCGAGCACGAGTCGTGGTGGCGCCACGACCGGCAGACCCTGGCCGACCTGGCCGGCCGGCTGACGTCGGCGCCGATCGTACGGGTGGACCGGCAGCCGGACGCGGGCCACAACATCAGCCTCGGCTGGGCGGCCCGCTCCTACCACCTGCGCGCGTTCGCGTTCCTGGAGGAGTGCCTCGGCCGCCGCGCGCCCGCCACCGACGAGAACGGAGGAACGCCATGCTGA
- a CDS encoding nuclear transport factor 2 family protein produces the protein MISDVHRLRRAFDEAELRADTGALNALLAEDFRSIGEQGHVLDKAQWIGKFAEFSYAGLESSDVEVCCYPHAAIVRCVQRSHSTWRGHEMALVVRASQTWVELPEGWRLAGIQFSTLSGA, from the coding sequence ATGATCTCCGACGTTCACCGGCTGCGGCGTGCCTTCGACGAGGCCGAGTTGCGGGCCGACACCGGCGCGTTGAACGCTCTGCTTGCCGAAGACTTCAGGTCGATCGGGGAGCAGGGGCACGTGCTCGACAAAGCACAATGGATCGGCAAGTTTGCCGAGTTCTCCTATGCGGGCCTGGAGAGCAGCGACGTCGAGGTGTGCTGCTACCCCCACGCGGCGATCGTCCGGTGTGTTCAGCGCAGCCACTCGACCTGGCGCGGGCACGAGATGGCGCTGGTCGTCCGGGCCAGCCAGACCTGGGTCGAGCTGCCGGAGGGCTGGCGGCTGGCCGGCATCCAGTTCAGCACCCTCAGCGGTGCCTGA
- a CDS encoding acyl-CoA carboxylase subunit beta, translated as MSTQSAAGTGDRLEELSRVKESARGGDPGATQRQHAKGKLTARERVELLLDPGSFTEVETLRRHRATGFGLEAKRPYTDGVITGWGTVDGRTVFVYAHDFRIFGGALGEAHAQKIHKIMNMAISAGAPLVSLNDGAGARIQEGVSALAGYGGIFQRNTRASGVIPQISVMLGPCAGGAAYSPALTDFVFAVRDISQMFITGPDVVRAVTGEEISQNGLGGADVHAGVSGVAHFVYDDEATCLAEVRYLLSLLPANNRELPPATAGTDPPDRRLDAVTGIVPSDGNRSYDIRRVIEEIVDDGELMEVHAAWATNLVCALARLDGRVVGIVANQPASLAGVLDIKASEKGARFVQFCDSFNIPLITLVDVPGFLPGVEQEHEGIIRRGAKLLYAYCNATVPRVSVVLRKAYGGAYIVMDSRSIGADIALAWPGNEIAVMGAEGAANVIFRREIAAADDPESMRQEKIRQYRSELVHPYYSAERGLVDDVIDPRDTRDALCRAMSMLAAKAADLPSRKHGNPPQ; from the coding sequence CTGAGCACGCAGTCCGCCGCCGGGACGGGCGACCGGCTCGAGGAACTGAGCCGGGTCAAGGAGTCCGCCCGCGGCGGCGACCCCGGCGCGACACAGCGCCAGCACGCGAAGGGCAAGCTGACCGCACGGGAACGCGTCGAGCTGCTGCTGGACCCGGGCAGCTTCACCGAGGTCGAGACGCTGCGCCGGCACCGGGCCACCGGCTTCGGGCTGGAGGCGAAACGGCCGTACACCGACGGTGTGATCACCGGCTGGGGCACCGTCGACGGCCGGACCGTCTTCGTGTACGCCCATGACTTCCGCATCTTCGGCGGCGCACTGGGCGAGGCGCACGCACAGAAGATCCACAAGATCATGAACATGGCGATCTCGGCCGGCGCCCCGCTGGTGTCGCTCAACGACGGCGCCGGCGCCCGGATTCAGGAGGGCGTCTCGGCGCTGGCCGGGTACGGCGGCATCTTCCAGCGCAACACCCGCGCGTCCGGCGTCATCCCGCAGATCAGCGTGATGCTCGGCCCCTGCGCGGGCGGGGCGGCGTACTCGCCCGCGCTCACCGACTTCGTGTTCGCCGTCCGCGACATCTCGCAGATGTTCATCACCGGCCCGGACGTGGTCCGCGCGGTGACCGGCGAGGAGATCAGCCAGAACGGCCTCGGCGGCGCGGACGTGCACGCCGGGGTCTCCGGCGTCGCCCATTTCGTGTACGACGACGAGGCGACCTGCCTCGCCGAGGTGCGCTACCTGCTGTCGCTGCTGCCGGCGAACAACCGCGAGCTGCCGCCCGCCACGGCCGGCACCGATCCGCCGGACCGGCGGCTGGACGCCGTGACCGGCATCGTCCCGTCCGACGGCAACCGGTCATACGACATCCGCCGGGTGATCGAGGAGATCGTCGACGACGGCGAACTGATGGAGGTGCACGCGGCCTGGGCGACGAACCTCGTCTGCGCGCTGGCCCGCCTCGACGGCCGGGTGGTCGGCATCGTGGCCAACCAGCCCGCCTCCCTGGCCGGGGTCCTCGACATCAAGGCGAGCGAGAAGGGCGCCCGGTTCGTGCAGTTCTGCGACTCGTTCAACATTCCGCTGATCACCCTCGTCGACGTGCCGGGCTTCCTGCCGGGCGTCGAGCAGGAGCACGAGGGCATCATCCGGCGCGGCGCGAAGCTGCTGTACGCCTACTGCAACGCCACGGTGCCGCGGGTCTCGGTCGTGCTGCGCAAGGCGTACGGCGGCGCGTACATCGTCATGGACTCGCGGTCGATCGGCGCCGACATCGCCCTGGCCTGGCCCGGCAACGAGATCGCGGTAATGGGCGCCGAGGGCGCGGCGAACGTCATCTTCCGCCGGGAGATCGCCGCCGCGGACGACCCGGAGTCGATGCGCCAGGAGAAGATCCGGCAGTACCGCAGCGAACTTGTCCACCCGTACTACTCGGCCGAGCGCGGACTGGTCGACGACGTCATCGACCCGCGCGACACCCGCGACGCGCTGTGCCGGGCGATGTCAATGCTCGCCGCGAAGGCGGCCGACCTACCCAGCCGCAAGCACGGCAACCCACCACAGTAG
- a CDS encoding S8 family serine peptidase: MRRRLIAGAVATATGLAFLVTAPGGSAVATPAASAATTEYTVVAEDGTSADAAVRAITAAGGTVVGRNDAVGVYRVTSPRADFGAQAAAAPALIGASERKAIGHAPKADKLIERESPTATVSEKHSTQGKHSSKSDPLDDKLWGLKMIKADRARKKEAGDRRITVGVLDTGLDAGNPDLAPNFSRRLSRNFAPDLVDVDGPCEVDGCLDPVGTDDQGHGTHVAGTIGAAADGFGISGVAPGITLVELKGGQDSGYFFLEPVVNALTYAGDAGLDVVNMSFYIDPWLYNCVGNPADTAEQQAEQRAIIQGMKRALSYAHRRGVTLVGALGNNNEDLGKPRTDTSSPDYPADAAKPRPIDNDTCWDLPVEGPHVIGVSSVGPTGQKADYSNYGREQISVAAPGGWFRDGFGTPAYRTNGNMILSSYPVKVLKEQGKVDAAGNITAGNEATVLKECTAAGACGYYTYLQGTSMASPHAAGVAALIASRFGTRDRWRGGLTMSPDRVERQLYRTAARKACPEPRLRSYAQEGRDATYDALCEGGERFNGFYGRGIVDAYAAVSGRLR, encoded by the coding sequence ATGAGAAGACGCCTCATCGCCGGAGCCGTCGCCACCGCGACGGGTCTGGCATTCCTGGTCACCGCGCCCGGCGGGTCGGCGGTCGCCACCCCGGCGGCGTCGGCGGCCACGACGGAATACACAGTGGTCGCCGAGGACGGGACGTCGGCCGATGCGGCCGTGCGGGCGATCACCGCCGCCGGCGGCACCGTGGTCGGCCGCAACGACGCCGTCGGCGTGTACCGGGTGACCTCGCCGCGCGCCGACTTCGGCGCCCAGGCCGCCGCCGCGCCCGCGCTGATCGGGGCGAGCGAGCGCAAGGCCATCGGGCACGCACCGAAGGCCGACAAGCTGATCGAGCGGGAGAGCCCGACCGCCACCGTCTCGGAAAAGCACTCAACGCAGGGCAAGCACTCCTCGAAGAGCGACCCGCTCGACGACAAGCTCTGGGGCCTGAAGATGATTAAGGCTGACCGGGCGCGCAAGAAGGAGGCCGGCGACCGGCGCATCACAGTCGGCGTCCTCGACACCGGCCTGGACGCCGGCAACCCGGACCTGGCGCCCAACTTCAGCCGGCGGCTCTCGCGCAACTTCGCACCGGACCTGGTCGACGTCGACGGCCCCTGTGAGGTCGACGGGTGTCTCGACCCGGTCGGCACCGACGACCAGGGCCACGGCACGCACGTCGCCGGCACGATCGGCGCGGCCGCCGACGGCTTCGGCATCTCCGGCGTCGCACCCGGCATCACGCTGGTCGAGCTCAAGGGCGGCCAGGACTCCGGCTACTTCTTCCTCGAGCCGGTCGTCAACGCGCTCACCTACGCCGGCGACGCCGGCCTCGACGTGGTCAACATGTCGTTCTACATCGACCCGTGGCTGTACAACTGCGTCGGCAACCCGGCCGACACCGCGGAGCAGCAGGCCGAGCAGCGGGCCATCATCCAGGGCATGAAGCGCGCGCTGTCGTACGCGCACCGCCGCGGCGTCACCCTGGTCGGCGCCCTCGGTAACAACAACGAGGACCTCGGCAAGCCGCGTACCGACACGTCCAGCCCGGACTACCCGGCCGACGCCGCCAAGCCGCGGCCGATCGACAACGACACCTGCTGGGACCTGCCCGTCGAGGGACCCCACGTCATCGGCGTCTCGTCGGTCGGGCCCACGGGCCAGAAGGCCGACTACTCCAACTACGGCCGCGAGCAGATCTCGGTCGCCGCGCCGGGCGGCTGGTTCCGCGACGGCTTCGGCACGCCGGCCTACCGCACGAACGGCAACATGATCCTCTCGTCGTACCCGGTCAAGGTGCTCAAGGAGCAGGGCAAGGTCGACGCGGCCGGCAACATCACCGCCGGCAACGAGGCGACCGTCCTCAAGGAATGCACCGCCGCCGGCGCCTGCGGCTACTACACGTACCTGCAGGGCACCTCGATGGCCTCGCCGCACGCCGCCGGGGTGGCGGCGCTGATCGCCAGCAGGTTCGGCACGCGCGACCGCTGGCGCGGCGGGCTGACGATGTCGCCCGACCGGGTCGAGCGGCAGCTCTACCGCACCGCCGCCAGGAAGGCCTGCCCGGAACCGCGGCTGCGGAGTTACGCGCAGGAGGGTCGCGACGCCACCTACGACGCCCTGTGCGAGGGCGGCGAGCGGTTCAACGGCTTCTACGGCCGCGGCATCGTCGACGCCTACGCCGCGGTGAGCGGGCGCCTGCGCTGA
- a CDS encoding gluconokinase, GntK/IdnK-type, with product MSATVPVVVMGVAGCGKSTIGVLLAERLGLEYAEADVFHPPANVAKMADGRPLDDEDRLPWLAAIGDHLQARAGTGVVVSCSALKRSYRDLLRAAAPRAWFVHLVLDEATATRRVAARPGHFMPASLVASQFTALEPLDREAGVALDATQTPARIVASVLAALPPTGAALPSGAALPSGAALPPSGAALPSGTALPPSGAALPSGAALPPSGEEDGESVMPA from the coding sequence ATGAGCGCGACCGTGCCGGTCGTCGTCATGGGCGTCGCCGGGTGCGGCAAGAGCACGATCGGCGTGCTCCTGGCGGAGCGTCTCGGGCTGGAGTACGCGGAGGCCGACGTGTTCCATCCGCCGGCCAACGTGGCGAAGATGGCCGACGGCCGGCCGCTCGACGACGAGGACCGGCTGCCGTGGCTCGCCGCGATCGGCGACCATCTTCAGGCCCGGGCCGGCACCGGCGTCGTGGTCTCCTGCTCGGCGCTCAAGCGGAGCTACCGCGACCTGCTGCGGGCCGCCGCGCCACGCGCCTGGTTCGTTCATCTCGTGCTCGACGAGGCGACCGCCACGCGGCGGGTGGCCGCCCGGCCCGGCCATTTCATGCCGGCGTCGCTTGTCGCCTCGCAGTTCACGGCGCTGGAGCCGCTCGACCGCGAGGCCGGCGTCGCCCTGGACGCCACACAGACCCCGGCGCGGATCGTGGCGTCGGTCCTCGCGGCCCTGCCGCCGACCGGAGCGGCCCTGCCGAGCGGAGCGGCCCTGCCGAGCGGAGCGGCCCTGCCGCCTAGCGGAGCGGCCCTGCCGAGCGGAACGGCCCTGCCGCCCAGCGGAGCGGCCCTGCCGAGCGGAGCGGCACTGCCGCCGAGTGGAGAGGAGGACGGCGAGTCAGTCATGCCGGCGTGA
- a CDS encoding FadR/GntR family transcriptional regulator, which yields MTLSEEDFEESGVGPRRAGIVKIGKHIVSGDRGFRPGDVLRIEHVIDLLGCSRPLTREILQVLHHKGLITLKARTGATVEPIDRWNVFDRDVIEWRLDIAPRFQMRSLTELREAVEPRAALLAAQRASADVCRDLVSLALEFKSIGEAPEFEDLTDVGLACRERYRRVDEQFHRMLLQGSQNEMFSGLVDQVTRAVNFRIEKEWAGAPRPYGDTPGDERSFDPVPGSRKRFPRRPEPLALWFHFGLAYAIEQGLPHAAETFARAVLAEFHNGYLSNPDLLDALGRALHELDLGGMREADREPFHRAVAGVLLRRDER from the coding sequence ATGACGCTCTCTGAAGAGGACTTCGAGGAGTCGGGCGTCGGTCCGCGGCGCGCCGGGATCGTGAAGATCGGGAAGCACATCGTCTCGGGGGATCGGGGGTTTCGGCCCGGTGATGTGTTGCGCATCGAGCACGTGATCGACCTGCTGGGGTGCAGTCGCCCGCTCACTCGCGAGATCCTCCAGGTCCTCCACCACAAGGGCCTGATCACGCTCAAGGCCCGCACCGGGGCGACCGTCGAGCCGATCGACCGGTGGAACGTCTTCGACCGGGACGTGATCGAGTGGCGGCTCGACATCGCGCCCCGGTTCCAGATGCGTTCGCTCACCGAGCTGCGCGAGGCCGTCGAGCCGCGCGCGGCGCTCCTGGCCGCGCAGCGGGCCTCCGCCGACGTGTGCCGCGACCTGGTGAGCCTCGCGCTGGAGTTCAAGTCGATCGGCGAGGCGCCCGAGTTCGAGGATCTCACCGACGTCGGCCTCGCCTGCCGCGAGCGGTACCGCCGGGTCGACGAGCAGTTCCACCGGATGCTGTTGCAGGGCTCGCAGAACGAGATGTTCAGCGGCCTCGTCGACCAGGTGACCCGGGCCGTGAACTTCCGGATCGAGAAGGAGTGGGCCGGCGCGCCGCGGCCGTACGGCGACACACCCGGCGACGAGCGGTCCTTCGATCCGGTGCCCGGCAGCCGCAAGCGCTTCCCCCGGCGGCCGGAGCCGCTCGCGCTCTGGTTCCACTTCGGACTGGCGTACGCGATCGAGCAGGGCCTCCCGCACGCGGCGGAGACATTCGCCCGGGCCGTGCTCGCGGAGTTCCACAATGGTTATCTGAGCAATCCCGACCTGCTCGACGCGCTCGGGCGGGCGCTGCACGAGCTCGATCTCGGCGGCATGCGGGAGGCGGACCGCGAGCCGTTCCACCGCGCGGTGGCGGGCGTGCTGCTGCGCCGGGACGAGCGATGA
- a CDS encoding tyrosine-protein phosphatase translates to MVDHRDLEWDGCLNVRDLGDLPAADGGRTRPGAVVRGDHPRYLTPSGWAALWDYGIRTVVTLETDNAPPDANVGIRDHFDVRDHRPGLTQVRVGIEDGGDAEFMARWAETGLWGTPLYYADALERWPQRHARLVAAVAHAAPGGVLLHCARGCDRTGIAALVLLALAGVAPADIAADYARSAPRLAPREPEYRKWLDATLAERGTSVTRVVTEVAAALDVAAYLRRGGLTDADIGLARGRLAG, encoded by the coding sequence ATGGTTGATCATCGGGATCTCGAGTGGGACGGCTGCCTGAACGTACGCGATCTCGGTGACCTGCCGGCGGCCGACGGCGGGCGGACCCGGCCGGGCGCGGTGGTGCGCGGCGATCACCCGCGATACCTGACGCCCTCGGGATGGGCGGCGCTCTGGGACTATGGCATCCGTACCGTCGTGACGCTGGAGACCGACAACGCGCCGCCGGACGCCAACGTCGGCATCCGGGACCATTTCGACGTGCGGGATCACCGCCCCGGGCTGACCCAGGTCCGCGTCGGGATCGAGGACGGCGGCGACGCCGAGTTCATGGCGCGGTGGGCCGAGACCGGCCTGTGGGGCACGCCGCTGTACTACGCGGACGCGCTGGAACGCTGGCCGCAACGGCACGCCCGGCTGGTGGCGGCGGTCGCGCACGCCGCGCCCGGCGGGGTGCTCCTGCACTGCGCGCGCGGCTGCGACCGTACCGGAATAGCCGCTCTCGTCCTGCTCGCCCTCGCCGGGGTGGCACCGGCCGACATCGCGGCCGACTACGCCCGCAGCGCGCCGCGGCTCGCGCCGCGCGAGCCGGAGTACCGGAAGTGGCTCGACGCGACCCTCGCCGAGCGCGGCACGTCGGTGACCCGGGTCGTGACCGAGGTCGCCGCCGCGCTCGACGTGGCCGCCTACCTCCGCCGCGGTGGCCTGACCGACGCCGACATCGGCCTGGCCCGCGGCCGCCTCGCCGGCTGA